In one window of Chloroflexota bacterium DNA:
- a CDS encoding metallophosphoesterase family protein, giving the protein MRIVTFSDIHANIHALDAVLADLAQHKADHVVCLGDLVGYGAFPNEVIFRLRELGVPTIQGNYDDGVGYDRDDCGCAYREEEEVQRGQQSLLWHREHVTAENKAFLRSLLPRVEYRVGGLHVVLVHGSPRRTNEYLFQDRLESSVIRLMDMAAADILVCGHTHLPYHRILSGGRHVINDGSVGKPKDGDPRACYAVIDVDNGKLRVQFPRVEYDTEAAARAIEKSGLPAEFAQHIRTGIS; this is encoded by the coding sequence ATGCGCATCGTTACGTTCTCGGACATTCACGCTAATATTCACGCCCTTGACGCTGTGCTCGCGGACCTGGCACAACACAAAGCCGATCACGTGGTATGTCTAGGCGATTTGGTTGGCTACGGCGCATTTCCTAACGAAGTTATCTTCCGGCTACGCGAATTGGGTGTCCCCACCATTCAGGGTAACTATGACGACGGTGTAGGTTACGACCGCGATGATTGCGGCTGTGCCTACCGCGAGGAAGAGGAGGTGCAGCGCGGGCAGCAGTCGCTCCTATGGCATCGGGAACACGTTACAGCAGAGAACAAAGCGTTCCTACGGAGCCTTCTCCCTCGTGTGGAATACAGAGTCGGTGGCCTCCATGTAGTGTTGGTGCACGGCAGCCCGCGCAGAACCAATGAATATTTATTTCAAGACCGTTTAGAAAGCAGTGTAATCCGGCTTATGGATATGGCGGCGGCTGACATCCTCGTCTGTGGTCACACTCACCTACCATATCACCGCATCCTCTCCGGTGGCCGCCACGTGATTAACGATGGATCTGTAGGAAAGCCGAAAGACGGCGACCCACGTGCCTGCTACGCAGTAATAGACGTGGATAATGGCAAGCTGAGAGTGCAGTTCCCGCGTGTGGAATACGATACAGAGGCTGCTGCGCGGGCCATTGAGAAGTCCGGGTTGCCGGCAGAGTTCGCACAACATATCAGAACGGGCATCTCTTAG
- a CDS encoding alpha-glucosidase C-terminal domain-containing protein: MGRRDLLFTFLITVFVLTSCALQQPTFTPTALPLPTATLAPTQVATPSATTVIESPTRWWDDCIFYEVLVRSFYDSDGDGYGDLEGLIQKLDYLNDGDPETTGDLGITGLWLMPICEATSYHGYDVTDYFSVESDYGDESTFHRLVEEAHKRGIYVIVDMVLNHTSEKHPWFVNAQTGPQAEHYDWYIWSETNPSYKGPWGQDVWFPAREQYYYGVFGKSMPDLNYRNEEVTAQMLEVVRFWLEDMGADGLRLDAIKHLIEEDQRQENTQSTHDWLRRFRAFYKNVKPDAFVVGEVWSPTKDVAPYVGDQLDACFEFDLASAILTSINEGSPARLKVAQLLVENSYRDHQYAIFLSNHDQVRVFSQLGRSEEKARLAATIYLTSPGIPFIYYGEEIGMAGNKPDLYIRKPMQWSDAPRAGFTTGIPWTSVNLDYTTKNVTAQQDDPDSLLNHYKRLIRLRMQHAALRTGSFTLLGTDNRLVYAYLRHNESEDIVVVLNFSDKPIESYALSAREGSPMKFGTYVGQELLTGEDAGEVRVTSAGGFQGYKPVPVLSPRAGYVILLKRQ; encoded by the coding sequence ATGGGCAGACGTGACCTCTTATTTACGTTCCTAATCACTGTTTTTGTTCTGACAAGTTGTGCTCTGCAACAACCAACCTTTACACCGACAGCTTTGCCCCTTCCTACCGCTACCCTTGCTCCTACCCAGGTGGCGACCCCTTCTGCGACCACGGTCATTGAATCGCCTACCCGCTGGTGGGACGATTGCATTTTCTACGAAGTGCTGGTGCGCAGTTTCTATGATAGCGATGGCGATGGATACGGTGATCTGGAGGGCTTGATCCAGAAATTAGACTATCTGAATGATGGCGACCCCGAGACCACCGGTGATCTGGGCATCACTGGCCTTTGGCTCATGCCCATTTGCGAAGCAACAAGTTATCACGGCTATGATGTGACGGATTATTTTAGTGTGGAGTCGGATTACGGCGATGAGTCGACTTTCCACCGTCTGGTTGAAGAAGCACACAAACGCGGCATCTACGTTATTGTAGATATGGTGTTAAACCACACTTCGGAGAAACACCCTTGGTTTGTGAATGCCCAGACCGGCCCACAGGCCGAGCACTATGACTGGTATATCTGGTCAGAGACCAACCCCAGTTATAAAGGGCCTTGGGGACAAGATGTCTGGTTTCCTGCTCGAGAGCAATATTATTATGGAGTATTTGGTAAGTCTATGCCTGACCTCAATTACCGCAACGAGGAGGTCACGGCACAGATGCTGGAGGTAGTACGCTTCTGGCTAGAGGATATGGGTGCGGATGGACTGAGGCTCGATGCGATCAAGCATCTCATTGAGGAAGATCAGCGCCAGGAAAATACTCAATCCACTCACGATTGGCTGCGCCGCTTCCGCGCTTTCTACAAAAATGTGAAACCAGATGCGTTCGTGGTTGGCGAAGTGTGGTCTCCGACCAAAGACGTTGCGCCCTACGTGGGCGATCAACTGGACGCTTGCTTCGAGTTCGATCTGGCGAGTGCTATTCTGACTAGCATCAACGAGGGTAGCCCAGCCCGGCTGAAGGTTGCCCAGTTGTTGGTGGAAAATTCGTACCGTGACCATCAGTATGCCATTTTTCTCTCCAACCACGATCAGGTGCGCGTTTTCTCGCAACTAGGGCGCAGTGAGGAGAAAGCACGCCTGGCCGCGACCATCTACCTGACTTCACCTGGCATCCCCTTCATATATTATGGAGAGGAGATCGGCATGGCTGGCAATAAGCCCGACCTTTACATCCGCAAGCCCATGCAATGGTCCGACGCCCCACGGGCTGGCTTCACTACTGGCATCCCGTGGACATCCGTCAACTTAGACTACACCACTAAGAATGTCACTGCGCAGCAGGATGATCCCGACTCTCTTCTCAATCATTACAAGCGGTTGATTAGGCTGCGAATGCAACATGCGGCCTTGCGCACCGGCAGTTTTACTTTGCTGGGCACCGATAACCGTCTGGTGTACGCTTACCTTCGTCATAATGAAAGCGAAGATATTGTGGTGGTCCTGAATTTCTCAGATAAACCAATTGAATCGTACGCCCTCTCTGCGCGGGAGGGCAGCCCTATGAAGTTCGGGACCTATGTGGGACAGGAATTGCTTACGGGGGAAGACGCAGGGGAAGTGCGCGTCACCAGTGCAGGAGGATTCCAGGGTTACAAGCCGGTGCCTGTCTTGTCTCCACGGGCTGGATACGTGATCTTGCTAAAACGCCAATAA
- a CDS encoding HAMP domain-containing protein, translating to MFHSLRFRLLLMMSLVVMVAVGTVALSASRATTSEFQRYIEYGGMMRHQRFENVLAMYYRASQNWDGVQPLVEQMGQITGERIILADGMGKILADSDRKLVGQVVSQDWPGPVALITSRGVPVGLVYIGPPSEPGSRAGEGTFIGTVNRSLILAVLAAGFAAVVLTLFLSRRILRPVEALTAAARRMEKGDLSQRVGVQSKDEIGELARAFNAMADGLTHLDQLRRNMVTDVAHELRTPLSNIRGYLEAIREGMMKPDPTVIDSLYEEAMLLSHLVDDLQELALAEAGQLRLVRQPLALADVVERTVNALQTQAAEKGLSLHVDVPADLPLVDADPERVGQILRNLLTNAMNYTPAGGEVTVAARAVGSEVEVSVRDTGIGIAPEHLPYVFERFYRADKSRARTTGGAGLGLAIVKQLVEAHGGRVWVKSEVGKGSEFTFTLTVAPVDSPTEHLDRSASS from the coding sequence ATGTTCCATAGTCTGCGCTTTCGCCTGCTTCTAATGATGAGCCTCGTGGTGATGGTTGCGGTAGGGACCGTCGCTCTGTCCGCGAGCCGCGCCACCACTAGCGAGTTCCAGCGCTATATCGAATACGGTGGGATGATGCGCCACCAGCGATTCGAGAACGTGTTGGCTATGTATTACCGTGCTAGCCAGAACTGGGACGGTGTGCAGCCTTTGGTAGAGCAGATGGGACAGATTACCGGCGAACGAATCATTTTGGCTGATGGGATGGGGAAAATTCTCGCCGACTCAGACCGGAAGTTGGTAGGGCAAGTGGTTAGCCAAGATTGGCCCGGGCCTGTTGCGCTTATTACTTCCAGGGGCGTGCCGGTTGGCCTGGTCTACATTGGCCCACCCAGTGAACCCGGGAGCCGTGCTGGTGAGGGGACCTTCATTGGCACAGTGAACCGTTCGCTTATACTAGCGGTCTTGGCTGCGGGATTTGCGGCAGTGGTATTGACGTTATTCCTCTCCCGTCGAATTCTACGTCCGGTCGAGGCTCTGACAGCCGCCGCGCGCAGGATGGAGAAAGGCGACCTTAGTCAGCGAGTGGGAGTGCAATCCAAGGATGAGATCGGCGAACTGGCCCGCGCCTTCAATGCCATGGCGGATGGCCTGACCCACCTTGACCAATTGCGACGCAACATGGTAACCGACGTGGCCCACGAACTGCGCACCCCGCTTTCTAACATCCGCGGTTACTTGGAAGCCATAAGGGAAGGGATGATGAAGCCGGACCCGACAGTGATCGACTCCCTCTATGAAGAAGCGATGCTGCTGAGCCATCTGGTGGATGATTTACAGGAACTGGCCTTGGCCGAAGCAGGACAACTCAGGCTGGTGCGTCAGCCACTGGCTCTGGCAGATGTGGTGGAAAGAACGGTGAATGCGCTTCAAACCCAAGCGGCTGAAAAAGGACTCTCCCTCCATGTGGACGTGCCGGCGGATCTACCACTCGTGGATGCCGATCCAGAGCGAGTGGGGCAGATATTGCGCAATTTGCTAACCAACGCCATGAACTATACGCCAGCAGGTGGAGAGGTGACCGTAGCAGCCAGAGCAGTAGGCTCCGAGGTTGAGGTGAGTGTTCGAGACACGGGGATAGGCATCGCCCCCGAACATTTACCCTATGTCTTTGAACGATTCTACCGAGCGGATAAGTCGCGGGCACGGACGACAGGCGGAGCGGGGTTGGGGCTAGCCATCGTCAAGCAACTAGTAGAAGCCCACGGAGGGCGCGTCTGGGTGAAAAGCGAGGTCGGGAAGGGTTCAGAATTTACCTTTACGTTAACAGTAGCGCCAGTGGATTCCCCTACTGAACACTTAGATAGAAGCGCCTCCTCGTAG
- a CDS encoding response regulator transcription factor, whose product MVARKVDRNILVVDDDKKVVELIKLYLEKDGYRVLTAYEGREALGLARQKRPDLIILDLMLPGMDGLDICHVLRGEGNQVPIIMLTARTTEEDKLLGLELGADDYVTKPFSPRELLARVRAVLRRAGEGEQEGPPEVHFGDLVVDFVRHEARVRGQPVHLTPREFKLLETLVKEPGRAFTRLELLDRVFGFDYEGLERTVDVHVMNLRKKIEPDPGHQTYIQTVYGVGYRFAEE is encoded by the coding sequence GTGGTAGCCAGAAAAGTTGACCGGAATATACTCGTCGTGGACGACGACAAAAAAGTAGTCGAACTGATCAAGTTGTATCTTGAGAAAGATGGTTATCGGGTATTGACTGCCTATGAGGGTCGAGAGGCTCTGGGATTAGCCCGCCAGAAGCGACCGGATTTGATCATCCTAGATCTAATGCTGCCAGGTATGGATGGGCTTGACATCTGCCACGTTCTGCGAGGCGAGGGCAACCAAGTGCCCATCATCATGCTCACTGCCAGGACTACAGAGGAGGACAAATTATTGGGCCTGGAGTTAGGGGCCGACGATTATGTGACCAAACCCTTCAGCCCACGAGAGCTCCTGGCTCGGGTGCGGGCTGTGCTTCGGCGGGCAGGCGAAGGGGAGCAAGAAGGCCCGCCAGAGGTGCACTTCGGTGATCTGGTGGTGGATTTTGTTCGTCATGAGGCCCGGGTACGAGGACAACCCGTCCATTTAACACCCAGGGAATTCAAATTACTGGAGACACTGGTCAAGGAACCAGGGCGTGCCTTCACCCGTTTGGAACTCCTGGATCGAGTCTTTGGTTTCGATTACGAGGGTCTGGAGCGCACCGTGGACGTCCATGTGATGAACCTGCGCAAGAAAATCGAACCCGACCCTGGGCATCAAACCTATATCCAGACAGTCTACGGGGTAGGTTACAGATTCGCCGAGGAATAA
- a CDS encoding ABC transporter permease produces the protein MNVIESVKIALQSIASNKLRAGLTMLGIIIGVGAVIALVAAGAGAQAQVTERFESLGSNLLVISPGRVFVRGVSMGVASAQSLTNDDVEAITRLANSVSAIAPEYSTRAQVVYGNKNTQTTVLGVTPEYLTVRNWQIARGRFIEELDLKSQAKVVVLGASVVEDLFGEAMLIDPLGKTIKINRQNYEIVGIMASKGTAGGFQNLDDQVFIPLSTAQIKFGGAGNRSLQAINVQVVSADKMDLAQAELTAILRASHGLTMGQADDFIIQNQAQIVEMVQETSQTFTMLLSSIAAISLVVGGIGIMNIMLVSVTERTREIGIRKAVGAKRRDILAQFLVEAVVLSLTGGLVGVLAGYGAARVVTPLLGGTRALVTPESVIMALSVSIAVGLFFGIYPASRAAALNPIDALRYE, from the coding sequence ATGAACGTGATCGAAAGCGTGAAGATAGCCTTGCAGTCCATTGCATCTAACAAGTTGCGCGCCGGGCTGACGATGCTGGGCATCATTATCGGCGTGGGAGCGGTGATCGCCCTGGTGGCCGCTGGCGCCGGGGCCCAGGCACAAGTAACGGAGCGGTTTGAGAGCCTAGGTTCCAACCTGCTGGTCATCTCACCAGGAAGGGTCTTTGTGCGCGGCGTCTCTATGGGAGTCGCCAGCGCCCAGAGTCTGACCAACGATGACGTGGAGGCCATCACCCGTCTGGCCAACTCTGTATCTGCCATCGCGCCAGAATACTCCACTCGCGCCCAAGTAGTGTACGGCAACAAGAACACACAGACCACCGTCCTGGGGGTTACTCCGGAGTATCTCACAGTGCGCAACTGGCAGATCGCACGAGGCCGTTTTATTGAAGAACTGGACCTCAAAAGCCAGGCCAAGGTGGTTGTACTGGGGGCATCGGTGGTTGAGGACCTCTTTGGAGAGGCAATGCTCATTGATCCCCTGGGCAAAACGATCAAGATCAACCGTCAAAACTACGAAATTGTGGGCATCATGGCCAGCAAAGGAACTGCCGGCGGCTTCCAGAACTTGGACGACCAAGTTTTCATTCCTCTGAGCACGGCCCAGATCAAGTTTGGCGGGGCAGGCAACAGATCACTGCAAGCCATCAATGTGCAGGTAGTTTCTGCGGACAAGATGGATTTGGCCCAGGCGGAGTTGACCGCCATCCTGCGGGCCAGCCATGGCCTGACGATGGGCCAGGCTGATGACTTTATCATACAAAACCAGGCCCAGATCGTGGAGATGGTGCAGGAGACTTCACAGACCTTTACTATGCTGCTCAGCAGCATAGCAGCCATCTCTTTGGTAGTAGGGGGCATCGGCATCATGAACATCATGCTGGTCTCCGTAACCGAGCGGACGCGAGAGATCGGCATTCGCAAGGCGGTGGGAGCCAAACGACGCGACATTCTGGCCCAATTTCTCGTGGAGGCAGTGGTACTTAGCCTTACGGGTGGGCTCGTTGGCGTTCTAGCCGGTTATGGTGCTGCGCGAGTCGTTACCCCGCTGCTGGGAGGTACTCGTGCTCTGGTTACCCCTGAAAGTGTGATTATGGCGCTGAGCGTATCCATCGCGGTGGGGCTCTTCTTTGGCATCTATCCGGCCAGCCGCGCCGCGGCCCTGAACCCTATCGACGCATTGAGATATGAGTAG
- a CDS encoding efflux RND transporter periplasmic adaptor subunit — MKQLKPLFKWALPVILVGALVLLGVRVLRGQSQTTDFSQVVTVERGNLVATINPTGEVYAPRQAQLSFDVTKVPLIELNVTPGQQVRKGDVLARIDPSSLQRAVDQAKSELLSAEDALEKAKNPYTELDRQKAELDVALAEAALAEAKLDTPEKALQDAIRALQQAKDRLAALQNDHSIQEQIDRLQWLANVAEVEHGKLLEGPISTEEGRDRELLAYNRMLDAKDALEVAKARAALDLLNAQNEVIEAEETLAGLQAGLAQAQARNKVAQAEYNLAKAKDTLATILAGPDPKTVQLAQARYDAAKAALEDAQTALDAATMVAPFDGTVISVGAEVGDLVSSNITVVTLADLSNLRVLAIVDETDISQVEVGQEAEITFDAFPGCKFQGKVLEVPLEGKLVQNVVSYEVPVSLEGADDVPLRPGMTANVKIIVGRRQNALLLPVLAVQQGEEGNIVMVQDPSTGTAVATRVELGLSDGTYVEVLRGLNEGDQVVLQYSSTTQQTGIFRGFGGFFGFGSRVVVQGR, encoded by the coding sequence ATGAAGCAGTTAAAGCCCCTATTCAAATGGGCGCTGCCGGTGATCCTGGTAGGTGCATTGGTCTTGCTGGGAGTCCGAGTGCTGCGAGGCCAGAGTCAGACAACCGACTTCAGTCAGGTGGTAACAGTGGAGCGAGGGAACCTGGTGGCGACCATCAATCCCACCGGCGAGGTCTATGCCCCACGTCAAGCACAGCTGAGTTTCGACGTCACCAAGGTCCCACTCATTGAACTCAACGTTACGCCAGGCCAGCAGGTGCGCAAAGGAGACGTGCTGGCTCGCATTGACCCCTCCTCACTCCAAAGGGCGGTGGACCAGGCAAAATCGGAACTGCTCTCGGCGGAGGACGCGCTGGAAAAGGCGAAAAACCCCTACACCGAACTGGATCGGCAGAAAGCCGAACTGGATGTGGCTCTGGCTGAGGCTGCGTTGGCGGAAGCCAAATTGGATACCCCAGAGAAAGCACTGCAAGACGCGATCCGTGCGCTACAACAGGCCAAGGACAGGCTGGCTGCCCTGCAAAACGACCACTCGATCCAGGAGCAGATTGATCGCTTGCAGTGGCTAGCCAACGTAGCCGAAGTAGAACACGGCAAACTGCTGGAGGGTCCGATTTCTACCGAGGAAGGAAGAGATCGCGAACTCCTGGCCTACAATCGCATGCTTGATGCCAAAGACGCCTTGGAGGTAGCCAAGGCCCGGGCCGCCTTGGATCTGCTCAACGCCCAGAATGAAGTCATTGAGGCCGAGGAGACATTAGCCGGGCTACAAGCAGGCCTGGCACAGGCCCAGGCCCGCAATAAAGTCGCACAGGCCGAATACAACCTGGCCAAAGCAAAAGACACCCTGGCCACCATCTTGGCCGGCCCCGATCCCAAAACCGTCCAATTAGCCCAGGCCCGCTACGATGCCGCCAAAGCAGCCCTCGAAGATGCCCAGACCGCCCTCGATGCAGCCACTATGGTCGCACCCTTCGACGGCACTGTCATCTCCGTGGGCGCAGAGGTGGGAGATCTCGTCTCCTCCAACATCACCGTGGTTACCCTGGCCGACCTCTCCAATCTGCGAGTGTTAGCCATCGTAGACGAGACCGATATCAGCCAGGTGGAAGTGGGACAAGAAGCAGAGATCACCTTCGATGCCTTCCCAGGATGCAAGTTCCAAGGCAAAGTGCTCGAAGTCCCCCTGGAGGGGAAACTGGTGCAGAATGTGGTCAGTTACGAAGTGCCCGTGAGCCTCGAAGGCGCAGACGATGTCCCTCTACGCCCAGGGATGACCGCCAACGTGAAGATCATAGTAGGACGACGCCAGAACGCCTTATTGCTACCAGTGCTGGCGGTACAGCAAGGAGAAGAAGGGAACATAGTCATGGTGCAAGACCCCTCCACCGGCACCGCGGTGGCGACACGGGTGGAATTAGGATTGAGCGACGGAACATACGTTGAGGTATTGCGTGGCCTCAACGAGGGCGACCAGGTGGTGCTCCAGTACTCCTCAACGACGCAGCAGACAGGTATTTTCCGTGGCTTCGGGGGCTTCTTCGGTTTTGGTTCCCGGGTCGTCGTACAAGGGAGATGA
- a CDS encoding ABC transporter ATP-binding protein, translating into MIELTDIVKIYKMGAVEVHALRNVSLNVNEGEIVAIMGPSGSGKSTLLNIIGCLDRPTSGNYRLAGEDVSTLNDDRLAAIRNKHIGFVFQMFNLLPRATALDNVELPLIYGGERDRHRRAMAALERVGLADRAKHRPNQLSGGEQQRVAIARALVNEPAIILADEPTGNLDSKAGQEVMAILKRLNQEQGITIVLVTHEPTIGAQAGRIVRMLDGQISDQTSGTDKGH; encoded by the coding sequence ATCATCGAACTGACAGACATAGTGAAGATCTACAAGATGGGCGCTGTGGAGGTCCACGCCCTGCGCAACGTCTCTCTAAACGTGAATGAGGGTGAGATAGTGGCCATCATGGGTCCTTCTGGGTCCGGCAAGTCCACTTTGCTGAACATCATCGGTTGTCTGGACCGACCTACTTCAGGCAACTACCGCTTGGCCGGCGAGGATGTAAGCACGCTCAATGACGATCGGCTGGCCGCTATTCGCAACAAACACATCGGCTTCGTCTTCCAAATGTTCAATCTATTGCCCCGAGCCACTGCTTTGGATAACGTCGAATTGCCCCTCATATACGGAGGTGAACGGGACCGCCATCGCCGGGCAATGGCTGCCCTCGAACGGGTAGGCCTGGCCGATCGGGCCAAGCATCGGCCCAATCAATTATCGGGCGGAGAACAGCAGCGGGTGGCTATCGCTCGTGCTCTAGTCAACGAGCCAGCCATCATCCTGGCCGATGAACCGACGGGGAACCTAGACAGCAAGGCCGGGCAAGAAGTGATGGCCATCTTGAAACGGCTGAACCAGGAGCAAGGAATTACCATCGTCCTGGTGACACACGAACCGACAATTGGTGCGCAAGCCGGACGCATCGTCCGTATGTTGGATGGACAGATCTCGGATCAGACCTCAGGCACTGACAAAGGTCATTAA
- a CDS encoding trypsin-like peptidase domain-containing protein, which yields MNRSIFFRLLIVISLIGLLLLAGCSPAGLLALIGPAAPTVTQTPATAAVAPTTTQSQVIATPVPATALLTQEQLLADLYQRVNPSVVNITVTEGSGSFAQQGTGSGFVYDDKGHIVTNNHVVADATKIWVTFADGTMLPAKIVGTDPGTDLAVIQVDRPARELHPVTLGDSDTLQVGQLAVAIGNPFGLEGTMTVGIISALGRVLSAASSGFAIVDLIQTDAPINPGNSGGPLLDVGGRVIGVNTLIFSQTGVSSGVGLAVPVAAVKRVVPALIEKGHYAHPWLGISGRSITPALAEALELPVQQGALVELTVSGGPAEQAGIQGGYRRTYVDGLPVTIGGDIIVAVDGAEVKSFDDLVGYLARRTEVGQQITLTLLRNGSQLKVQVRLEERPAGG from the coding sequence ATGAACCGATCCATATTCTTCAGACTTTTGATTGTAATAAGTCTAATTGGCCTGCTACTCCTGGCGGGGTGTAGCCCGGCTGGGCTGTTAGCCCTCATCGGCCCAGCGGCACCCACCGTCACTCAAACACCCGCTACGGCAGCGGTGGCGCCTACGACCACACAATCCCAGGTCATTGCCACTCCTGTGCCAGCCACAGCGTTGTTAACACAGGAACAACTGCTGGCGGATCTATATCAACGGGTAAACCCCTCCGTGGTGAACATCACTGTCACCGAGGGAAGTGGTTCGTTCGCGCAACAGGGCACTGGTTCGGGCTTCGTGTACGATGACAAGGGTCATATCGTCACCAACAACCATGTAGTTGCCGATGCCACCAAGATCTGGGTCACCTTCGCCGACGGGACTATGCTCCCTGCCAAGATAGTTGGCACTGACCCCGGCACCGACTTGGCCGTAATACAAGTTGATCGCCCAGCACGGGAACTCCACCCAGTGACCTTGGGCGACTCAGATACCCTGCAAGTCGGACAATTGGCCGTGGCTATTGGCAACCCCTTTGGCCTCGAAGGGACGATGACAGTGGGTATTATCAGCGCCCTGGGGCGGGTGCTGTCGGCAGCGAGTTCGGGCTTCGCCATTGTGGACCTGATTCAGACGGATGCGCCTATCAACCCTGGCAATTCTGGAGGGCCGCTGCTGGACGTGGGAGGCCGCGTGATTGGGGTGAATACTCTGATCTTCTCTCAGACCGGCGTCTCATCGGGAGTGGGTTTGGCCGTCCCAGTAGCAGCGGTGAAACGGGTGGTGCCGGCACTGATCGAGAAAGGGCACTATGCCCATCCCTGGCTCGGTATCTCTGGGCGCTCCATCACCCCTGCCCTGGCGGAGGCCTTGGAATTGCCCGTGCAGCAAGGAGCACTGGTGGAACTAACCGTCAGCGGTGGCCCAGCCGAACAGGCAGGAATCCAGGGCGGGTATCGGCGAACCTACGTGGATGGCCTGCCGGTGACCATTGGTGGTGACATTATTGTAGCCGTGGACGGGGCAGAGGTAAAGAGTTTCGATGATCTGGTAGGCTATCTGGCACGACGGACGGAGGTAGGGCAGCAAATCACACTGACCCTCTTACGGAATGGCAGCCAGTTAAAGGTTCAGGTCCGGTTAGAGGAGCGCCCGGCGGGAGGGTGA
- a CDS encoding IS110 family transposase: protein MYYLGIDVAKRQHTAIILDDQGQVIHRSFTFHNDRAGFDQLVTEIKALPAPVTIGLEATGHYWLALYDHLTHLDYTVLILNPLQIAAYRRTGIRKRKTDRHDAYWIADFVRIGGGQPCHVPQQIILQIRELTRFRFRLVEQIGDCKRKAISVLDRVFPEYETFFSDLFIHTSRRLLQEAVTAQEFADFPLDELRSLLTSASRGRFGVTKAQQIIATAARSVGVSFLADAARLELRCLLNQIEFLEAQVTDVDAALDALLQQTEQYLTTIPGVGLASAAAFLGEIGDIHRFPTLEKLVAYAGIDATVYQTGEFEGDQAHMSKRGSPYLRHALWLAAAMARQYDPELKAYYERRRAEGKAHGTIMGAICRKLLARVYVVLRENRPYVIRTL, encoded by the coding sequence ATGTACTACCTAGGCATCGATGTCGCCAAGCGTCAGCACACGGCTATCATCTTGGATGACCAGGGTCAGGTGATCCATCGTTCCTTCACCTTCCACAACGATCGGGCAGGCTTTGATCAGCTTGTCACCGAGATCAAAGCTTTGCCTGCACCCGTCACCATTGGCCTGGAAGCCACAGGGCACTATTGGCTGGCCCTTTACGATCACCTCACCCACCTGGACTACACCGTCCTGATCCTCAATCCTTTGCAGATTGCTGCATACCGCCGCACCGGCATTCGCAAGCGCAAAACCGACCGCCATGACGCTTATTGGATCGCCGACTTTGTGCGCATCGGCGGTGGCCAGCCCTGTCACGTGCCCCAGCAGATCATCCTGCAGATCCGCGAACTGACCCGCTTCCGTTTCCGCCTCGTCGAGCAGATCGGCGATTGCAAACGCAAAGCCATCTCGGTCCTGGACCGCGTCTTCCCGGAGTACGAAACCTTCTTCTCGGACCTCTTCATCCACACTTCACGACGCCTGCTCCAGGAAGCGGTCACCGCCCAGGAGTTCGCCGACTTCCCCCTCGATGAACTACGTTCCTTGCTCACCTCCGCCAGTCGAGGACGCTTTGGTGTGACTAAAGCCCAACAGATCATCGCCACTGCCGCTCGATCGGTCGGCGTCTCCTTCCTCGCCGATGCCGCTCGCCTGGAACTCCGTTGCCTGTTGAACCAGATCGAATTCTTGGAGGCCCAAGTCACTGACGTGGATGCCGCTCTGGACGCCTTGCTTCAACAGACCGAACAATATCTCACCACCATCCCCGGCGTCGGCCTGGCCTCAGCCGCAGCTTTCCTGGGAGAGATCGGCGACATCCACCGCTTCCCCACCCTGGAAAAGTTAGTGGCCTACGCAGGCATTGACGCCACCGTTTACCAGACCGGCGAGTTCGAAGGCGACCAGGCACATATGAGCAAACGCGGCTCCCCTTACCTGCGCCATGCCTTGTGGCTAGCGGCAGCCATGGCGCGTCAATATGACCCGGAACTGAAAGCCTACTACGAACGGCGTCGCGCCGAAGGCAAGGCTCACGGTACTATCATGGGAGCCATCTGCCGCAAGCTCCTTGCTCGTGTCTACGTAGTGCTACGGGAAAACCGACCCTATGTCATCCGTACTTTGTAA